In Candidatus Zixiibacteriota bacterium, the genomic window GATGGCGCATCAATTGGGGCAAAATACCATTCATGTGACCGGGGGAGATTGATGAAATACACTGAAGTGCTGAAACGCCTCAAGAGCATGGCAAATCCAGATGCTCTCGAGGGCATGGCGCGCTATGGGATTACTGCGACAAAGAGCTATGGAGTCTCGGCCCCAAAACTCCGCACACTGGCCAAAGAAATCGGTAAGAATCACGAACTTGCTCTGAAGCTGTTCGGTGCGGGCATCCTGGACGCTCGCTTGCTTGCTGCATTAATCGACGATCCGAAACTGGTTACACGCAGCCAGATGGAGTCCTGGGTGAAGCAACTGGAGAATTGGGGAGACTGCGATTGCTGCTGTAGCGTGCTGTTCGACAAGACGCCATACGCCTATGACAAGGCATTCCAGTGGAGCAAACGCAAGGCTGAGGTTGTCAAGCGTGCCGGATTCTCGCTGATGGCCGTTCTCGCAGTCCATGACAAGAAAGCACCAGATGAGAAGCTGGCGCAATTCCTGCCGGTTATCAAACGAGAATCAATCGATGAGCGGAGCCTTGTTAAGAAAGCTGTCAACTGGGCGCTGAGGCAGATTGGGAAGAGAAACCAGAATCTGAATCGGCTGGCGATCAAAGTTGGCGAGCAAATCAGGCTGATCGATTCTCGATCCGCGCGATGGATAGCCTCTGACGCTCTCCGTGAATTGAAAAGCGAGCAGGTGCAGGCACGGCTGAAGCAAAAACTAGCTCTGCGGCGACAGCAGTGATCCTTGACTTTTGCGGGGAGGTCCGCTAAGGTCGGTGTAATCATCGTCCTGTGAACTCCGCTCAAACATTCCCACTTGACACATGCCGTTGAATTAGGTATTAGAATTGAGGAATTAGCAGAAAATCTTACGGAGGAATATTATGAAGAGAGCAGTTATCGTTTTGACGATTCTGGTATTATTCGGCACATACTCTACGGCGGACGCACAGTTCGGCAAGATCATTACTCTCGGCGGTGGAATAAGCTCAGTGCAGAAACCTGATTCATTCAGCGATTATTACAAGCGCGGATATAATGGCAGTGCCGCTCTTGGTTTCGGGATTGTCCCGGGTGTCAGCATTCATGCCATGATCGAATACAACAGCTTTCCACTCGACACCGACAAAATCAAAGAAATAGCTGCTCTGCTTGAGATGAACCCGGAAGTCAGCGGCGATGACCTCACCGTGATATCGGGCTTCGTTCTGGCGAGGGTGCGACTATTGTTGCTCGCTCCCGGATCGTCACCATATGCAATCGGAGGTGTCGGACTTGTGCGCGCTGGTGTGTCGAACATAGAGCTGGCAGCCGAGGACCCTCAGGATAATATCACGATACGATTGGAGAGCGAAACGGCGACGGCGATAACGGTCGGCGCCGGATTCGATTTCGGTTTTGCTCCGAAGACGTCTATCTTCATCGAGGGCCGCTATGTGCGCGCATTCTTCAAGGATGACAACTTCGCATATATCCCGATCAAAGCCGGGTTGAATATTAGTTTGTAGAGTGCACGGCAAGTTTCCCCGAAACCTGCCGTGTCGTCATACCGTTGAAAGGGTTTGTTGAAAAACCCTAAGTGATGTCATTGCGAGCGAAGCGTGGCAATCTCCGCATTTCACAATAGCCTTGATTTACATAGAGATCGCCACGTCGCTTCGCTCCTCGCGATGACGACGTTCCGCGGTCCGTGACTTTTTCAACAGGCCTGAAAAACGGTATCCAGCAAGTAGGCAGAACCAATGCCAACGATTAATGACATAATCAAGCTGCTCAACCTGCAGCCACTTCCGACCGAGGGTGGACTGTTTGTTGAGACGTACAGATCGAATGAGGCGGTGCAGAAAGCTGCTCTCGCCGGCAGGTACACATCCGACCGCGCTTTCGCATCCGCGATATATTATCTGCTCGCACCCGACACATTCTCGCACATGCACAGCTTGAAGTCAGATGAGATCTTTCATTTCTATCTCGGCGATCCGGTGACAATGCTGCAACTCCATCCAGACGGTAATTCGGAGATCATCACGCTCGGTCAGAATATCGAGAAAGGGGAGAGGTTGCAGGTAATCGTGCCGCACGGCACCTGGCAGGGGGCACGTCTGATCGACGGGGGAGGGTTTGCGTTGATGGGAACTACCGTCGCGCCAGCGTATGACCCCGATGATTTCGAGCTTGGTCAACGCGATGATCTGATCCGACAATTTCCCGATAATGCAAACCTGATTCGTCAGCTTACAGCTTAATTTTCATGGTCGACTAATTGCGCGGGCGGGAATCCTTTCCTGCCCGTATTATCAAGCTGTCAGGAATCCCTTCCTGACAGCGCAGGGTCGGAGATCGCCACGTCGCTCCGCTCCTCGCGATGACAGATTTTGCGATGCGCATGGCTTTATCAACGGAATGACACAATGATTACTCTATCACAACCGCCGTCCCATAGGCGAGCAATTCTGCGGCGCCCTTCATGACAGAAGAAGTACCGAAACGCAAAGCGACAATCGCATTTCCGCCGATCTTCTCAGCTTCGGCAGTCATACGATCAAGAGCCTGCTCTCTCGATTCAGCAAGCATCTTCGTGTATTCAGTAATCTCCCCGCCAACGATCGTTCGCAGACCCGCCATGATATCGCGACCGATATGTCTTGCACGGATCGTATTCCCGCGCACAAGGCCAAGGGTCTTGATAATCGTCTTCCCCGGCACTTCATCAGATGTCACCATGATCATCGCTCGACCTCTTTCTCGTAACGTTCATGGCCCCTTGCAAAGAATCTCTCTCGCAAGATCGAAACAAGGAGTATAATCACGCCGAGCCCTGCGGCAGTCACACCAATCTTCACTATTAGCGGCACATCAGAGCTCATGAAGAAATCTCCGAGTGCCACAAAGCCCACGGTGGCAAGTAGTATTATCGCGCCGACTGACAGAAACACCCAGCCGATTCCGCGCTCGGTGGTCCTGTAGACGCTTGCCCAATAACCCTGCCAATAGCTGTCGGGTAAATCTTTCAACTGCATACTGTCTGTCACCTCCTTGATCTTCCGATAGGCTCGCAATTCCTGCTCCCACTTGCCGTCGGCTCGGATGGCCTCCTGCAGAGCCGCCTCTTCTTCGGCGGTCGCAAGGCCATCGACGACCTTCATGAGCAGGTTCTGAATGGTCTCATTGTTCATATTCATCACCCAACGTTTCGCGGAGATTCTTACGAGCGTAGTACAACCTGGACATCACACTGCCAACAGGGATGTCTAACAGCCCCGCAATCTCCTCATAAGACATATCCTCGAAGTGCCGCAGAACGATCACCTCGCGATGCTCGTAGGATAACTTTTCGATAGCCGCCCACACGGCGGTCTTCGATTCATCCGCCTCGATGATAACATCCGGCGAAGTACTGTTATCCAACTGAGGATCGTACTCATCTGTTACCTGTCGAGAATAATCAGATCGTACGGACCGCTTTTTGATCTGATTTCTTGATAGATTGCTCAGAATAGTATAGAACCACGAGAAGAAAGGTTTCCCGGAATCGAATCTCTTTCGCGCATTGTAGACCCTGATGAAAGCCTCCTGACTCAAATCGTAAGCGTCATCTGAATCACCTACGAGACCGAGCGCAATGAAATACGCCTTTTTCTTGTATCGCTCTACAAGCACTTTGAAAGCCTTTGGGTTACCTGTCTTCACAGCGATCATCAACTCCGAATCGTCCGCCGCGAACGTCTTTTCTTCACTTAATACAGCAAACCAGAACATCTATTCAAATTCCCACATCAGTTTTCTCAGAAAAAACGAAGTAGGGCTTCTGAACGCAACAAGAAATATGAGTGCGCAGTGAATAGACTAATGCGCAGGCGGTACTGTCAGAAAGGAGAGAAATACAATGACGCTACTCTATGCTGTGATTGTGATGATAGGATTGCTGTGTCTGCTGCTTTCTATCCAGAAGATATCAGATCGAACGAA contains:
- a CDS encoding cupin domain-containing protein: MPTINDIIKLLNLQPLPTEGGLFVETYRSNEAVQKAALAGRYTSDRAFASAIYYLLAPDTFSHMHSLKSDEIFHFYLGDPVTMLQLHPDGNSEIITLGQNIEKGERLQVIVPHGTWQGARLIDGGGFALMGTTVAPAYDPDDFELGQRDDLIRQFPDNANLIRQLTA
- a CDS encoding RNA polymerase sigma factor, encoding MFWFAVLSEEKTFAADDSELMIAVKTGNPKAFKVLVERYKKKAYFIALGLVGDSDDAYDLSQEAFIRVYNARKRFDSGKPFFSWFYTILSNLSRNQIKKRSVRSDYSRQVTDEYDPQLDNSTSPDVIIEADESKTAVWAAIEKLSYEHREVIVLRHFEDMSYEEIAGLLDIPVGSVMSRLYYARKNLRETLGDEYEQ
- a CDS encoding YbjQ family protein — encoded protein: MIMVTSDEVPGKTIIKTLGLVRGNTIRARHIGRDIMAGLRTIVGGEITEYTKMLAESREQALDRMTAEAEKIGGNAIVALRFGTSSVMKGAAELLAYGTAVVIE
- a CDS encoding outer membrane beta-barrel protein — its product is MKRAVIVLTILVLFGTYSTADAQFGKIITLGGGISSVQKPDSFSDYYKRGYNGSAALGFGIVPGVSIHAMIEYNSFPLDTDKIKEIAALLEMNPEVSGDDLTVISGFVLARVRLLLLAPGSSPYAIGGVGLVRAGVSNIELAAEDPQDNITIRLESETATAITVGAGFDFGFAPKTSIFIEGRYVRAFFKDDNFAYIPIKAGLNISL
- a CDS encoding DNA alkylation repair protein, with amino-acid sequence MKYTEVLKRLKSMANPDALEGMARYGITATKSYGVSAPKLRTLAKEIGKNHELALKLFGAGILDARLLAALIDDPKLVTRSQMESWVKQLENWGDCDCCCSVLFDKTPYAYDKAFQWSKRKAEVVKRAGFSLMAVLAVHDKKAPDEKLAQFLPVIKRESIDERSLVKKAVNWALRQIGKRNQNLNRLAIKVGEQIRLIDSRSARWIASDALRELKSEQVQARLKQKLALRRQQ